A segment of the Scophthalmus maximus strain ysfricsl-2021 chromosome 11, ASM2237912v1, whole genome shotgun sequence genome:
ATAAAGATTGGGGAATAGGATCTGGATGATGGTCTGCAGGACTTAAGAAGTATCATTAAACTGTCACTTTGGCCTGATAACTACCTGCGTCGTCGGGgttaagttttattttctctctgcagcagttgGGAGGAACAGGAAGGGAGATTCGATTTGACGGTGTCTCTGACACAGATAGAACATCATGAGCCTGACTGCTTCTCTCACCCAACTGGGAATTGGCCATGAGAGCAGAAGCTAAGGTTAATATATAGTTTCGCAGTTAATGATCGTGTTTCATTGAGAcggactgaacacacacacatttgaaacatGACATCAAGCACTGTTTGGAGGCTCTTAAGGACATTTTTAAACCACTTTGCATTACCTGTCCTGCATGTGACCTCGAAAAAAGTGGCTGAGCGCAGGTGAAGCCCTCAGTCTCACCGTTGCCTGAACGGGGCGGGTGTGCCTGCTGCTTAGACAAACACTGTTGAATTATTGAAACGTCCTCTGACTCAAGCCCATGAGGAGATGTAGAGACAGGGCTTAAAAGGAGCGAGAGAGGTGGTTGAAAGGATGATAAAGGAAGATGTGAGACTCTGGTTTGAGAAAATCCAAAAACTATGGACTCAggtgagcagaggagagaggtcaTGCAGAGAGCATGGAGAGGGCAGAGGGCCAGGCGGCTTCCGGATGTATCTGGAACATATGCGGTAAAAAGATGCCATGTCTCCCCACCTCTATCTCTTGTAATACGTACTAAAACACTCAGAAGCCCTTGTGCTACATCAGATCCAATTAACTCACTGTCAAATGTGAATCATGTTGATAATTAGTGCAGAGTTGTAAAGTAATAAAGCTTTAAAGTGTGTCACCTTCCAGAACTGGGACAGTGAAAACTACAGGGGCTAATGGGAGCATCCACTCACGATGGGCCAGCGTgaatctaacacacacacacactcacatctcaCTGATGTGTTAGTAGAAGAGTCGATATAAAACAAGACCCTCACACTGTTGTCAGGCTAAATAATGTATTCTTATTTATATgcagaatggattttttttttctccgatcagttggttgtttctctctctttttctgtgtgtgtgtgtgtgcgtgtgtgtgtgtgtgtgtgtgtgtgtgtgtttgtgtgtgtatttgcttgTCTTTCTATGTTTTTGTGGACAAATTTTTAGCTTGACAACAATGTAAGGACATTGTGGCTGGTCCTCACATCATCAAAGGACTGTTTGAAGGTTTTCAGGGTTCATTTAAaaggttaggggttagggtaaaggtgtgtgtgtgtgtgtgtgtgtgtgtgtgtgtgtgtgtgtgcgtgtgtgttagtgaagTATatagattcacacacacaccgtcgcACACCATCACAAGTAATGAAGGCACTGTGACATGCTTGTTTGCACAGACCTCTCTGCAGTAGTCCATCACAAGCGCCGTTATCTGTTTTGTCTCTTGGCTCACTGCTCCTCATTCTGTCGCCTTTATTTACAACTAACTGGCAACAATTAGGATTTGCCTGCGTGTTCTGTTTATTCCATCTGTTTGATTCGTTTTCAACTAAAtaggtttgtttcttttgttgcttCCTAATTCCATCTTTGTCAAATCCCACAGCCATAAGGCAGGACACTTTTGGAGTTTTGGCGTGTATAGTACAAGTTGTGGGCCAACACTGACCTCTGCTGGATTAAATTTGAatcaaatgataatgataataacttaTATGCAATTCTCTTTAATATGAAAGCAAGTTTCTTTTTGAGGTGGGTTTCGCTCATTTCATAGTTTTTAGTTAACACATTGAATGGCTCTttcaaaacacatacacataaaggTGCAGGAAACCGCTGTGTTACAAGTCTTCTGTATTCAACGTTTaacaagaaataaatgaaaaaatgcagaaaaaaggaCTGCATTATGTGTTGTTTatcttttccacattttttttcacactttatATGTGATCTTGCATGGCTAGAGTCCTCATACGTGGCTATAATATACATACTGTCTATaagtgtgaggagaaaaaaacaacaagggaATATGGGGGATCCAAAACCATGAGTATTTTCGTTTTTACATCCAACATGAAAACTGAGCATTGCATTTCGCAGTCACTCTTTTTCGATTCCAACAACAACCTTAAAAAAAGGACTTTCACATAAAAGGCCAAAAATATATCAGTATGCCCTTCACTGAGCAGCCTGGATTCCTAATGTTTGATCTGTTGAGGTCCTGAAAAAACTATGGTTACAAAGAGGTGCAGTAAAATGGAAAGAGGCATCGTATGCACAGCATGGACAGCTCAagataataaaatgaaacattgaCTGGTACTGTGTGAAAGGACAGCAGCTTTTTAGCAGCTCAGCGGAAAAACTCTGATACAATGTTTGCTGTGGTCTGCCACAAGAGGGCGCTCTCATTCTATAAAATGGCAAATTAAAACCAACGCTTTCATAGcaacatttacaacaaaaaGATACAGCATTTGATCATCTGTTATGATTGTCTCATTCTTTTCAGTCATCACagtcctcttctctttcctcttccagCCAGGAACATGTCCAAAgcaatttaaagaaaacaaagaaaaagtacTTTGAGAGTgataagtaaaatatatatatatataactatctatatatatatatatatatatatatatatatatatatatatatatatatatatatctatatatatatatatatatatataactatctatctatctatctatctatatatatatatatatatatatatatataactatctatatatatatatatatagatagatatagatatagatatagatatctatctatatatatagatatagatatatatatgaaacatgaaattaaaagcaaatgtttttcaattattcaattttttacTACAGTATCCTTTGTTCAATTGTTCAATTgttcaatatatatatctatataaatatatatagatatatatatatctatatatatagatatatatatgaaacatgaaattaaaagcaaatgtttttcaattattcaattttttacTACAGTATCCTTTGTTACACATTTGTGTCCTTAAATTGTCCTTTCTAAGCTCTtctcaaatgtgttttactgCCTGTCTTAACAACACAAACCACGCTGTAGGAGTTGACAGAAGATAGCCAAGAGAGCACTGCCTGATGgtctgagaattttttttttctgttgatattGGAcggacatttgttttgtgtgaccTGGAGCAAGGCCATTGCGATTTAATTCAGAGATGATCACACATCCTTCATCGTTTATACAAACAGAGGATACTGTAACGTAAGCCAACCCATGGCAGTATTAAAATAGACTTAAGTCATTGCCCCACTTTTGGCCTCGGCTAAAACAAAACCTGACACTACTAGGGGACAGGAATGTTGAAAGATTACTCTTGATCCCACAGAAATGTAACCAAACAAACCACTGTCAGTCCAGGCTGGGTTTCTTGAGGACATACCCATTCGATTATACCTACCTTACTTTTACTGCAgggcaagtaaaaaaaaataatataataatatctcTCAGTCACATGTCTCTCAGCAGCAGGTCATGTGCTCTCTAAAGGCTGGCCAACATTGTAAGCTTTGTTGCCAAAATATACCGTGGGCTCCAAATGAACTACATCCATCTTGGTGTTGTGCAACCACAGGAAAGGTGTTTGACACAACAGATTGATAAATTTAAAAGTCAACACTGTGGCATCTGCATGTGTTCCAAAGCAAAATGAATTACAGTCATAGTCGACATTATTATCACATTACTAAAGCTAATCAAATTAGAAACAGGAACAGTTGACTGCATTTTGTTCCACCATGACAGCCGTTATAATTCGACTGGATAGTTTTGCTTTAACTGATCGAAACTAACATGTTCaatgtactgtagaatacaGTAGAACAATGTCCTGaccaagaaaaataaataaactaacgATGCAATGAATAATCACCTTacctaacaaaaaaaacaagtttgaacATTAAGTGGAACATTTATTCTGTCTCCACTGTAATGCAAATGACGTTTTTGCTATGACCATATTCACAATGTCCCTCTCTTGCGCTTCTGAAAATAAACGTCATCTCGCTTCATCCGATGCCGTTTTtcagttctgcaaaaatagAAGTGCTGATTGGAAACCATCCTATTTGCAAACTAAGAGCATAGAGTAAATACAAATGACTGCAACTTTATGTGATACGGTACAGTAATTCAATGCATTCCAGACAGGAtacagcacaacagctacagtacagaTATGTGTGAACAATTTTGGTTCCAGTGTTTCCACCTGGGGGACTGTGTGCTAATTGTGTTCAAGTTGTGATGACTTGAGTTAATGATATTGAATGCCAGTGCTTTCTGAAGGAGAACATGGATTTGTGTGTAGAGTTTTGAACAAGTGAATATTTAGAGTTTTTGGTAGCTAGCGTTATGGTTTGGGATGTTTGGTTAATAGGTCTAGaaatcgagaaaaactgtaaagtaGATTGTAACTTCTGATTCAATAGGTCCActacatgttgttgttcttgtacTTGTCCTAGGAAGGGAATTTATTTCACATGGTCTGTTTTAAGACCTTGACCTGACACGCTGTTTGctgaacatttaaatgatgttgCATGTGAATAACATCACATACTGTAACTTTAAAATGATAACGTGCCAGTTTGTTGACTTAGGTAAAGCAATTGATATTGTTGGTCGTATTTAACAAACTGTGGTCATGTAGACCTGAACCTGTTTTGGATTCTTCTTGTAGATCTCAGGAGGAGTTTTtgtaaggtaaaaaaaatatgttttcctaTTTCACATTACAATAAAGAGAATGTGTTTTGTTCAATCAGAAAATAGTCTTCTTTGCTTCTTAAATTACCattttatgcagatgacaccatTCTTCTGAAACCTATTTGTTCCTAATAATATCCAAGTAAGACTAACTATTTTCTCAACCAACCAGCTCTCATTAGcctaaaataataacattaataaccAATGGGCACActatattttagatttagtgTGCTTATAGTAGTAAATTTCATGTCATATTTTTGATTAATGCTATTTTGGTGAATTTGGAGAATTTGGTGCCCTTCTAAAATCTCTCTATTGAATTATATGTTCCATAGACATCCAATGTGAATGGATGAATTGCAAAAACAGGCTTTTTTatgcacaaaaatgtaattcgATTTTCTATTCAATTTGCTGCTTTGAGAGAATCACAACGTGCTATTGAGCAACACCACCTCTGACCGGGCTCAAGACGCTGATGCTGTCTTGATAATACCTGTCTTGATATGCTGTCTTGATAATACCACTCACAAGCTGTATGTATATTCTTTAATTGAGTAAAAGCTGCAATACCAAGCTGTATGAATACtcatacaaaacatacaaatatattttaaaccacaaaataattaattatcaAAAGTAAATCGATTTGAATCCCAGTCTGGCCAAGGTTCTCGGGGACATAAAATTGACCAAAGGAGTGGATATGAgtgtggtttgttttctgtctctgttggCGTTGTGATCAGTTGGGGTCGGGGACGATAAATAGTATGTTACAATTGTAGTTGGTTGACATTTGTTTCCTGAACTGGTATTTAGTCACCGATTTAGTAACTAACTGCCTCAGAACAGTTAAATACTTTCCCAGTAATTTGTACTACATATATTAGGATTTTACTGGAAATTTCTAGAAAACTACTAGGAAATAActggaccaaacaaacaataaacaaggTTAGCGGACAAATGCTTGTAATTTAGTGCAGAAAGTcggaaaataaatgttgaaaatgcaTACAATTAACATCTGACTACTGAGACACATAAGAGGATAATATCTTACATAAACAAGTCAATATGTAAATGAAGAAACTATGCTGATTTAAAACTAGCGAACCACATAagatttttaatgtgaaacCAACACAGGAACTACATGTGTTCAAGTTGACTGAAATAAAAAGGGGAGGTTGGAAGCGTATGTGAGCAGTACCAGGAAGGATAAAGCTAGTTCTTGTTCTTaagaaattaaatgacaaatgtgATAAACTTGACACTTGATTCTATAAATAGGGAGATAGACAGAATATATAATCTGTAAAATTTAGAGAAGTAGTCAGACTTGAAATGACAGTGAGTGACAGCGGAGACTGCATTACTCTATTTTTTAATAAGTAGGGGAAATATTGAGTGCCATCAGCTTGTCTGTTTTACCTGCAACAACCGAatccatttttgtattttgagttttttttcttttttcttttgtattgcAATATTCTTCAGCTTGGAGATTGTAAGTACAGTTTTAGAATAAAACTGGGAAAGGGATTAACAATTATATGATTAATCATTCAATTTCACATTAGAGCCGCTCATGCATGTTTAAAAGGCACATGCTGTACTGTAGTTAGTTATGCCTCAGCTTATTGCTGTTCTTTGTTATAATGTAAAACAGTTTGCATCAGAGTTTCTGCAATGCAGGCTGTCCTCATTGACGTAAAAAAGatggtgtttttaattttcaattggCCACAGTAAAATGAGACTTAACAACTGAATAATAGGCAACAATATTTAATCAGGTGCTGGAAGGTCAGTGCGATTAAGTGTTATATATGCACTGTAAATGCAAACGACACTCAAAAGGTCTGTTTGCTCCAACAACAAGGTACTGTAATTTTTCCAGCCATGTCATGTTAAGAGGCACGTGTGCCACCAGCACTTATTGTTTACTGTTTCCAGTGCCCAGATAGTGACTGCACCTGTTTATGCTCTCATTCTCTTTTCATGCTAATCCAGCAACTACTACGACTACACCATGGTAAGTCTTTTTTTCTAACATATCCAATATTGATGTTTGTGCTGAATGTTGTCAGCTTTCAACCTGCTGTGCCTCTACtgaatctgtttttcaaaaatgtcctttaaGTTTACGGCTCCAAGTCATGAGACCTTGGACTTCCTCTCttgttgttctctctcctctcccaagGTGCCCAATTGTACGTTGATAGATGACGTGCTGGAGAGGTACTATTTATCACCATCCTATGCTATTGAGTTCTGCATTGGTTTCCCTGGCAACCTTTTGGTTGTACTAGgctatatattttgtttgccAGACTGGCGGAGCTGCAACATTTACATCTTCAACCTGGCAGTGTCTGACCTAATCTTCCTCTGCACACTCCCACGCCTGTCCTACCTCTATGCCAATGAATCAACAGAAACCAGTCCGTATGCTTGCATTATCAACCGCTTTGTCCTGCATGTCAATCTTtactcctccatcctcttcatgGTTTGGCTCTGCATGGACCGCTTCCTGCTCATAAAACACCCAACGCGGAACCATTACCTGCTGAGGCCACAAACGGCCCTGATTGTGACAGGGCTGAGCTGGCTGGCTGTCAATATGGAAGTTGCTCCAATGATAGCACTGATGGTTCAGGACCTACAGAGTGGAAACTGGAGTCGCTGTAAAGATTTTGCCAGCCTAAAAGGAGATGTTGATTCATTAGGATACAGTCTGGGGCTAACCTTGACTGGTTATGTTCTTCCTCTGCTTGGACTTTGTGGTTTCTCCTACCAAATTGCCCATCTGCTCCATGTCCAAGAAAGGGCTCTACAGCACAGGACGAAACCATACAGACGGACTCTCAGGGTTGTTGCATCAGCTGCAGCTATGTTCCTGGTCCTCTACACTCCCTACCATGTGCTGAGAAATATCAGAATAGCATCTCAACAGGCCTGGTCTGGAATGGATCTCTGCACACGGATGTATGTAGAGGGCCTGTACATCTTGACCCGACCACTGGCCTTCTTGCATAGTGTCATCAACCCTGTCTTTTACTTCCTCATGGGTGACAGGTTCAGAGAGCTTCTGGTTACTAAGCTCAGGAAGTTGGTTAGAAGGACAGAACAGTAAAGACAGTAAAGTACATTCCAAATAGCACATCCACACGTGAAACAGCTGTCTTTACATTTTGCTAAAATGTTGTTGTATGCGCGCCTTTGTTTTGTAAAGTataattgtgttgttgttgttttttattgtcattgattATGGGACAACAAATAAACTGCAAAACTGTCTGGTGTAGTAAATGTTGAATGACCTTTTTGGTGCCTATTAATGATGTGGATGTGTTTTGGTAGTGACCACAGATGTTATCATTTATGATgaggaataaaacaaatgtgtcaTAAAGGCAAAGCTCCATTACATGTTGACAAAGTATAGTAacttgtaaaataataatgtaattaaaGGTCAGTTTCTGTTACTATTTTCATATTGAGgctctgtttctatttttattttaacaccaTTACTTATATTTGTAACTGGATCTCATACTttattatattacatatttGAGTCATAACTCACACCATGAAGAATTAAATACCAGGCTATGTACAGTGTCCATGATTCAACATTCATAATGAAAGCAAGAAATGTGATATTGAGACAATGAGATAAATCAGCAGAAAAGTACACATGAGGACAAATACAAAACCTGAAGCTAATGTAATAATACTTTTGGAAGATAATTACTGCTACTCAGACAACTGAGACCATTAGCAGTAATATTGACTTAACATAATAAAGTAATGCCCTGAAAAGCTTTGTGGAAAAACAATTACAATTTGACCTTTGAAAATTAGGATTTGTTGTCAATCCTTGTTAACAGTGTTCACTAATCCTCAGAGAAAATCGTGTTTCCACAATGTGCATATATGCATGATCAGTGTGTGCACGTTTACTCACATTCTTGTGTGAACAGAGCACGTATTTGTGTAACTTCTGCACTGTATGTAGATGTAATCTGTGCaaaaaaactgtacattatTAACAGTGCAAAGGAATCATCTGCCATAATCCATTTCACGTTACTTTTATTAGCACTCCATAGCTTTGAGGGGATTTCAGAACAGCCATTCCTTTTAACATACTTagggaaaaataaatgcataaagtACATGCATGCACACCTGCAGACGAGGCCAGTACACAACAGAATATGACCACCACAGTGTAGTGCATGAATAATCCGCTCTACACCCAGGAGTTGTTTGGTTTCTGTCCTAATGAACAATGTTGATCAATTTCAATCGTACTTATGTGTAAGTGGTTGGTTCACACTCATGCATCATCCTCTCTACTATCTAGAGAAAACCAgcagcatgtttgtttttttcccccaacctCTTGGTTAGAAGGTGTGTAGGTGTGCATATTGGTGGATTTGTGGACATGTCTGCAGAACGTTTGCAGATTAACTTTACCTCAGCTATACGAACGACTCACAGATCCAACAGGGGATGCTTCGCCAATGTAGCGCCAAGAGGATTTGGTTTGTCCGAGTCAGTCTATAGAGTATATGTTTCTCAGCCCGTCATTCTTACTTCCCTTTCACTGTGTCTAATGGACAAAAGACTTctgtgcttcttctcttttaattccaggttgtttctcttttttacacAGAAGTTGAGGATGCGCACAAAGTAGAATTAATCAGTGGTGAAAGGTCAAGTTAATTTATTGTCAgataacattaacatttaaaaattctAATCATACACTCTACAAGTGGGGAatccaaaacaataaaagacagaGTCGTATTTACAATTGAAAATGTAGCAGTGCTTAAGCAAGAGCCAAGTTTCTCTGTAAAGCTCTGACTTGTTTGAAATGTTACATATATCATGTggttgtttattatttttttctaaatgagatagtgtaaaaaaaaagaaacaaagacatgcCTAAAAGCTGATACTGCCAGCTGTTGCCAGCTTATTTTAACCTTTATCTCTTGTTATCTTTTAGATAGCCAGTTCATGAGCAGAGAAGTCACAGGATGATGTCACCCACAGGCATAAAGATAAAAACGGGGAGACAAGTGCATGGTGTTAAGACATATGTGGACATCAGGGACAAAAAAATTGTccgatgacaaaaaaaaactgcagtcaCACTTACATAGATCGGAGACATGCATCTTTATGCCAGCCATTTATAAACTTGACCGACCTGTCTGGCAACTTCCTCTAACAGGAACCAAAGTCGTTTCTAGcatatttattattagtatgTTGAAGGTCATATTCATGGTTCAAATTagatttattcttctttttaaatggggggggggggggggggggtattataGGGAGTTATTCCTAGACATTATCCTTCTGTGGGCCATGCATCACTGAGCTTAGCTCaatcacaaaaatgtgtgtatgcatgaTGTGAAGCATGTTCTGAGGTTGTTACAGCATCATCCCTTACTAATAATTAACTTATATAACCACCAATACTTTGTGTGGAATGTGGCTAATCCAAGTTCTTTGTGTGCAGCCCTGATGTGCAGCTTTTATAATGGAAACAggcaaaaaacttttttttattttggaaatgaGACTAGATGAAAGAACATGTTTTGCTAATTAAGATGCCATTCACTctgcaaataaaatgtgtcaGTATACCAGCACATATGAGCTCTGTGCAACGTTTGTGTAGTTGCTAAAAGTACTCTTAGGAAAAGTGTTGCTGTATTTAAGAGAACACCACTTGTCAATGTTTGACGGAATGCCAGAAACCTTTACATGGCTTTGCAAATACATCATAACACTCTCAGGTCTCAGTTTCCAGCTGTGCTCAGTGTTAACTGATTATTTCAGCCAAACtgaatttcttttgttgttgtgaaaacCCTGTTAAGCTTTTGCCAAGATTGATCCTGATTCTTAAAACCTCCAGTGGTATGAATTACTAACAAATATGATTGGTATTGATGCAGTGCACAGATAGCGGGTCCTGCAAGAGCAAACAAGAATGAACAGCACCACGCATGGCCAGAAAGcaagctaaaaaaataaataaaattcaatacTATACATTAACTTTTGGGATATTACAGGGTGGCAAGAGTGATGATGCAATGTGTTCCACTCAAGCTACCATATGTGAACAAATCTGAAATATTCTTTCAAAGTCCTGTTTCTCGACCTGATATCTAATGTGGGGAAATGCATGGGAAAGTGGGAAAATAAATGAGCATGACCCTGGAGAAAGAAAGTAACAACATAAAGTTAAACACCAGATGGGGGAAATTTGTACCTAACAAAACATTGGTGCACCGTGGCGAAAAAAACTGGAATGGATTATGACAGTCAAGAGTTTTTACAAGTTTTCCTCGAGCCATTTCATGTAGTTGTCTGTCATACGACGAGCAATCAGGAAGTCAGTTGGCCACACGGTGAACATCAGCGCTCCGTGAAATCCTGTGTCGTAGTGTTCATGTGACACCTCGACACCAGCAGCACGGAGCCGTGTGGCATACATGATGCCATCATCTCGGAGAACATCATACTCACATGTTATGATGTAGGCCTTGGGCAGAGAGCGTAAGGCTGTGTCTGGAACCAGCAGGGGTGACGCCCTCGGGTCAGCTAAAGATCGAGATGGTCCATCCATCTCAACTGCCGCCCCTCCAACTCCCTTCACCACCGCAGGAGCACTGTAGTTGTATTCTCTACGATATGTTTCTGGCAGAAACGCGCTCCAGTTGACAAACTTCAGCAGGCTGGAAGACTCCGGGTTGTTGTGGGTGTTAGCCATCATGGCTCTGAAAAGGGCCTTGTCGCTGGTGAAGTACTCACTCCAGAAACGCACCATGAGGGTGCGGGGCAGGATGGGCATGTCCTGATTCTGCTGATATGAAGGAGTGTTCAGGTCCAGAGCCTGCAGCACTGGGTAGATGAGTGCTTGGGCCTTCAACTGAATCTGCTGTCCAGGCTCTTTTTGTAActgtgaagagacagagagagatcagACTGTGTTCAAAGACTAGTTCTCCTTCAGATTAAACATGGGCTTAACgttttttataaattaaacaGCATGAGATCAAATGTACCTGTCATGATTGTTTACAGGAAGAATTGCATCAGCCTCAGTATCAGCCTctatttgtctttctcttcaCTGAGCTGCCAGGAACTATGGTGATACACAGCAACTGTCTGTATGACCCCAAAAGACCTGAATCAGGCTGTCCTCATGGATATAGTGAGAGAAGTAGAGTTTCATGCCAAAACTAGAAGTGCGCTCAGAGAGTGCATGCCTATGCCAAGACTCACGCCCTATCTTTCTTTGTTTAAGAAGATGTGAAAAATGTCCCGGATCCACCCATTTATGTGGATACactccaaaatgtaatttgttttttccctgggTCATGCTCCACCCGTCAACAAAATTTCATGGGGTTATCccgctgacagacagacaatcaaacaaaccaacgACAATGAAGACACTcagccaaggcccaacagtcccctcaTCAAACCATCCGCTAGATCAGGAATGTTTTTTGGACAGTACAGAGCTAGGAGATACCCGTCTCCCTGTGCCTCATCTCatttgtcatcatgtcatcattcCCATGACCTATTCTCTATATTAGCTGTGATACAGGGGAAAGAGGACTTTGTCTTCGCTGTTGGCTCACACCAGGTGCCCATGGCTGGCATGGAATACCAATGGCGGCCATGGGCACCTGGTGCAGGGCCAACATGACGATCAAACATGGGCACGAGCAGAAAAGTCATGCAGAGCCATTGTTGGCTCTTTAGGCAGACATCGTGGTTGCTGGAGGAAAGCTTTGGAAGAGTTGGGAGATTGTTGTCTTTATATTGCCAGCTCTACTAGAGGTAAATTGGCCAATCCTGGCTCAGTGCAAACATGCATGAAAAAAGTGAAGCGTGCACAGAAGCAAAATCATTGCGATGCATGCATTCTGTGTGTACAAGTGTTGTTTTCAAGTCAACCTTATTGTCATTATACTTGTATACAACAAAATGTAGTCTTGTTGTCCTGTATTATATAAGTGCCTGTATTGTGTGTAAAGCAGGAATAGCATCAGGAAACCAACCCACAAACTAAACTTAAGTAAGAAGTAAgtttaaataacaaaattaaattcCAAAGAGATTGTCTTCAGTGAGCTCAACTTCCTGCTATGGTAGGGCTTAGTGTTTCCAACCTCAGTTTATCTGCTCAGGGACCTGTTGCCCATGgcatggtttttattttctctatcTCACGACTTTCCggtgaaaaaaatcacaaaatacacaagttcttgtgagtgtgtgtttactgtggaTTGGACACTTGGTACTGCCAGTAACTTAAACTTTGGCGATCAGATAATTATCACATCCTTTGCCTGTTCTACTCATTGTACAGGTATTTGTGATATATTTGCTTAAAATGAACATAGTTACATAGTTGAGATAAGAAAAAGTCATACATGACAgactataaaaaaataactggtaACCTCAGTCCCAGTACTGAACTTTTTGT
Coding sequences within it:
- the aadac gene encoding arylacetamide deacetylase isoform X1 gives rise to the protein MRLGSIVFSVALCSFAAYYVYEPIPEEIEERWKLMLTNSFFRSLSHLADLSELLGLKDYMGVMYFITLAERVVPLSDEHVKVTEETFDGVEVVLYQPKQPGGETELRRAVIYLHGGGWCLGSSRMSPYDLLARKTVTELDAVVLSVEYRLAPAHHFPVPYEDVYRVVKHFLQKGVLVQYSVDPGRIAVSGDSAGGNLAAAVSQQLQKEPGQQIQLKAQALIYPVLQALDLNTPSYQQNQDMPILPRTLMVRFWSEYFTSDKALFRAMMANTHNNPESSSLLKFVNWSAFLPETYRREYNYSAPAVVKGVGGAAVEMDGPSRSLADPRASPLLVPDTALRSLPKAYIITCEYDVLRDDGIMYATRLRAAGVEVSHEHYDTGFHGALMFTVWPTDFLIARRMTDNYMKWLEENL
- the aadac gene encoding arylacetamide deacetylase isoform X3, with product MADLSELLGLKDYMGVMYFITLAERVVPLSDEHVKVTEETFDGVEVVLYQPKQPGGETELRRAVIYLHGGGWCLGSSRMSPYDLLARKTVTELDAVVLSVEYRLAPAHHFPVPYEDVYRVVKHFLQKGVLVQYSVDPGRIAVSGDSAGGNLAAAVSQQLQKEPGQQIQLKAQALIYPVLQALDLNTPSYQQNQDMPILPRTLMVRFWSEYFTSDKALFRAMMANTHNNPESSSLLKFVNWSAFLPETYRREYNYSAPAVVKGVGGAAVEMDGPSRSLADPRASPLLVPDTALRSLPKAYIITCEYDVLRDDGIMYATRLRAAGVEVSHEHYDTGFHGALMFTVWPTDFLIARRMTDNYMKWLEENL
- the aadac gene encoding arylacetamide deacetylase isoform X2 — encoded protein: MHLDVGEWNLIGHCRSTANVAMLTKADLSELLGLKDYMGVMYFITLAERVVPLSDEHVKVTEETFDGVEVVLYQPKQPGGETELRRAVIYLHGGGWCLGSSRMSPYDLLARKTVTELDAVVLSVEYRLAPAHHFPVPYEDVYRVVKHFLQKGVLVQYSVDPGRIAVSGDSAGGNLAAAVSQQLQKEPGQQIQLKAQALIYPVLQALDLNTPSYQQNQDMPILPRTLMVRFWSEYFTSDKALFRAMMANTHNNPESSSLLKFVNWSAFLPETYRREYNYSAPAVVKGVGGAAVEMDGPSRSLADPRASPLLVPDTALRSLPKAYIITCEYDVLRDDGIMYATRLRAAGVEVSHEHYDTGFHGALMFTVWPTDFLIARRMTDNYMKWLEENL
- the aadac gene encoding arylacetamide deacetylase isoform X4, which gives rise to MGVMYFITLAERVVPLSDEHVKVTEETFDGVEVVLYQPKQPGGETELRRAVIYLHGGGWCLGSSRMSPYDLLARKTVTELDAVVLSVEYRLAPAHHFPVPYEDVYRVVKHFLQKGVLVQYSVDPGRIAVSGDSAGGNLAAAVSQQLQKEPGQQIQLKAQALIYPVLQALDLNTPSYQQNQDMPILPRTLMVRFWSEYFTSDKALFRAMMANTHNNPESSSLLKFVNWSAFLPETYRREYNYSAPAVVKGVGGAAVEMDGPSRSLADPRASPLLVPDTALRSLPKAYIITCEYDVLRDDGIMYATRLRAAGVEVSHEHYDTGFHGALMFTVWPTDFLIARRMTDNYMKWLEENL